In a single window of the Micromonospora sp. WMMD1155 genome:
- a CDS encoding adenylate kinase: MSAPRRILIYGVYGSGKSTLAARMAEHLGLPWYPVDDLLWQPGWVEVPVALQRSRIQEICRRDRWIIDGAYHGWRDVPLARADLVVGLDYSRWCSFRRLVRRTVRRVRTGEVICNGNRETLGSVLSPDSILLWHVTAFGRARRRMRAWQTDPSAPPVVLLRSPAELDDWLATLPGR; encoded by the coding sequence ATGAGCGCACCGCGTCGCATCCTGATCTACGGGGTGTACGGCTCCGGCAAGTCCACCCTCGCCGCGCGGATGGCCGAACACCTCGGCCTGCCCTGGTACCCGGTGGACGACCTGCTCTGGCAGCCGGGCTGGGTCGAGGTGCCCGTGGCGCTGCAACGCAGCCGGATCCAGGAGATCTGCCGACGGGACCGGTGGATCATCGACGGGGCGTACCACGGGTGGCGGGACGTGCCGTTGGCCCGCGCCGACCTGGTCGTCGGCCTGGACTACAGCCGGTGGTGCTCCTTCCGGCGGTTGGTGCGGCGCACCGTCCGCCGCGTCCGGACGGGCGAGGTGATCTGCAACGGCAACCGGGAGACGCTGGGCAGCGTGCTGTCCCCGGACTCGATCCTGCTGTGGCACGTCACCGCGTTCGGCCGGGCGCGACGGCGGATGCGCGCCTGGCAGACCGACCCGTCCGCGCCGCCCGTGGTGTTGCTGCGCTCCCCGGCGGAGCTGGACGACTGGCTGGCCACCCTGCCCGGCCGCTGA
- a CDS encoding alpha/beta hydrolase has translation MTVAGAGSFTDVRQIDAGVLNVGYVDAGPPDGPAAILLHGWPYDIHSFVDVVPLLTAAGYRVVVPYLRGHGSTRFVSADAMRNGEPAAMGLDLIALMDALRIDSAKLAGFDWGARTADVVAALWPERCQGLVSVSGYLIAGQESGKAPLPPKAELAWWYQYYFATERGREGYEKNRRDFNKLIWHTASPRWTFDDATFDRSATAFDNPDHVDIVIHNYRWRLALADGEPQYDEVEKRLAAQPKITVPSISLEGDANGAPHVEPSVYAKQFTGRYEHRTVGGGVGHNLPQEAPQAFADAVLEV, from the coding sequence ATGACGGTGGCCGGTGCGGGATCGTTCACCGACGTGCGGCAGATCGATGCCGGGGTCCTGAACGTGGGGTACGTGGACGCCGGGCCGCCCGACGGCCCCGCCGCGATCCTGCTGCACGGCTGGCCGTACGACATCCACAGTTTCGTCGACGTCGTACCGCTGCTCACGGCCGCCGGTTACCGGGTCGTCGTGCCGTACCTGCGGGGCCACGGCTCCACCAGGTTCGTCTCCGCCGACGCGATGCGCAACGGCGAACCGGCGGCCATGGGGCTCGACCTCATCGCGCTCATGGACGCCCTGCGGATCGACAGCGCGAAGCTGGCCGGGTTCGACTGGGGCGCGCGTACGGCGGACGTGGTGGCCGCGTTGTGGCCGGAGCGGTGCCAGGGGCTGGTCTCGGTGAGCGGTTACCTGATCGCCGGCCAGGAATCGGGCAAGGCCCCGTTGCCGCCGAAGGCGGAGTTGGCGTGGTGGTACCAGTACTACTTCGCCACCGAGCGTGGCCGGGAGGGCTACGAGAAGAACCGACGCGACTTCAACAAACTGATCTGGCACACCGCGTCGCCACGGTGGACGTTCGACGACGCGACGTTCGACCGCAGCGCGACGGCGTTCGACAACCCCGACCACGTCGACATCGTGATCCACAACTACCGGTGGCGGCTGGCCCTCGCCGACGGCGAGCCACAGTACGACGAGGTGGAGAAGCGCCTGGCCGCGCAGCCGAAGATCACCGTACCCAGCATCTCCCTGGAGGGCGACGCCAACGGCGCGCCACACGTGGAGCCCAGCGTCTACGCCAAGCAGTTCACCGGGCGCTACGAACACCGGACCGTCGGCGGCGGTGTCGGGCACAACCTGCCGCAGGAGGCGCCACAGGCGTTCGCGGACGCGGTGCTGGAGGTCTGA
- a CDS encoding PIG-L family deacetylase: MAERPLTLMAVHAHPDDEASSTGGVLARYADEGITTVLVTCTDGRCGDGPGGVKPGDPGHDPAAVVAMRRAELEASCAVLKVSHLETLGYADSGMMGWSTNDQPGAFWTTPVAEAAGRLAELIRRYQPDVIVTYDENGFYGHPDHIQAHRITMAAVELTDSPAKVYWTTVPRTAFEQFGRVMRDLGVDWAEPDESVPPLGLPDDEITTWVDANSYGGQKFDALAAHASQTENIFFLQLGRDRFTELMGVETFLRVRDRTGAPIPEDDLFAGLR, translated from the coding sequence ATGGCTGAACGACCTCTGACCCTGATGGCGGTGCACGCCCACCCCGACGACGAGGCGTCGAGCACCGGTGGCGTGCTGGCCCGCTACGCCGACGAGGGGATCACGACGGTGCTCGTGACCTGCACCGACGGGCGGTGCGGCGACGGCCCGGGCGGGGTCAAGCCAGGCGATCCGGGGCACGACCCGGCTGCTGTCGTGGCGATGCGCCGGGCCGAGCTGGAGGCGAGCTGCGCGGTGTTGAAGGTCAGCCACCTGGAGACGCTCGGTTACGCCGACTCGGGGATGATGGGGTGGTCGACCAATGACCAGCCCGGCGCGTTCTGGACGACGCCGGTGGCGGAGGCGGCGGGCCGGCTGGCCGAGCTGATTCGGCGATACCAACCGGATGTGATCGTCACGTACGACGAGAACGGTTTCTACGGCCACCCGGACCACATCCAGGCACACCGGATCACCATGGCGGCCGTCGAGCTGACCGACAGCCCCGCGAAGGTCTACTGGACCACCGTGCCGCGCACGGCGTTCGAGCAGTTCGGCCGGGTCATGCGGGATCTGGGCGTCGACTGGGCGGAGCCGGACGAGTCGGTGCCGCCGCTCGGCCTGCCGGACGACGAGATCACCACCTGGGTCGACGCCAACAGCTACGGCGGGCAGAAGTTCGACGCGCTGGCCGCGCACGCCAGTCAGACCGAGAACATCTTCTTCCTGCAACTGGGCCGCGACCGGTTCACCGAGCTGATGGGCGTGGAGACCTTCCTGCGGGTCCGTGACCGCACGGGCGCGCCGATCCCCGAGGACGACCTCTTCGCCGGTCTGCGCTGA
- a CDS encoding endo-1,4-beta-xylanase encodes MKLRQWTTVGVVAVATVAALNTVPATASRPYDPTAQSLGALGLRHGLHVGTAVNMDALNDGGDPQYRALASSEFASVTAENVMKWEVLEPTRGTYDWAAADQFVEFAKRNRQSVRGHVLVWHNQLPAWLTSGVADGSISKQELRELLRKHITTVVNRYKGKIWQWDVVNEAVSDPWDTPSTLHYKGFWAQNLGPGYIADSFRWARAADPKALLFYNDYNIEAFGSGNPADDKTQFVYDMTKSLRAQGVPIDGVGAQGHLGTQYGNFDTLQVTAALKKFSGLGVATAFTEVDVRSQMTEAVRAGNSEEINPRLQASAANFSVLMKACLAVRSCLSYTVWGFSDKYSWVPDWFNDPPEGLATIYDENYQPKRAYNELKSDLIFAGPPYVLPRIAPKPRR; translated from the coding sequence ATGAAGCTGAGACAGTGGACCACCGTCGGAGTGGTCGCCGTCGCAACCGTCGCGGCGTTGAACACCGTGCCGGCCACCGCGAGCCGGCCGTACGACCCGACGGCGCAGAGCCTCGGCGCTCTCGGCCTCCGCCACGGCCTGCACGTCGGCACCGCGGTGAACATGGATGCCCTCAACGACGGCGGCGACCCGCAGTACCGCGCGCTGGCCTCCTCCGAGTTCGCCTCGGTCACCGCCGAGAACGTGATGAAGTGGGAGGTCCTGGAGCCCACCCGCGGCACCTACGACTGGGCGGCGGCCGACCAGTTCGTGGAGTTCGCCAAGCGCAACCGGCAGAGCGTGCGCGGCCACGTGCTGGTCTGGCACAACCAGCTGCCCGCCTGGCTGACCAGCGGCGTCGCGGACGGCTCGATCAGCAAGCAGGAGCTGCGCGAGCTGCTGCGCAAACACATCACCACCGTGGTCAACCGCTACAAGGGCAAGATCTGGCAGTGGGACGTGGTCAACGAGGCCGTCAGCGACCCGTGGGACACCCCGTCGACCCTGCACTACAAGGGCTTCTGGGCGCAGAACCTCGGGCCCGGCTACATCGCCGACTCGTTCCGCTGGGCGCGGGCGGCCGACCCCAAGGCCCTGCTGTTCTACAACGACTACAACATCGAAGCCTTCGGCTCCGGCAACCCGGCGGACGACAAGACGCAGTTCGTCTACGACATGACCAAGAGCCTGCGCGCCCAGGGTGTCCCGATCGACGGCGTCGGCGCCCAGGGGCACCTGGGCACCCAGTACGGCAACTTCGACACCCTCCAGGTGACCGCCGCGTTGAAGAAGTTCAGCGGGCTCGGCGTCGCCACCGCGTTCACCGAGGTCGACGTCCGCAGCCAGATGACGGAAGCCGTCCGGGCCGGCAACTCGGAGGAGATCAACCCCCGGTTGCAGGCGTCGGCCGCCAACTTCAGCGTGCTGATGAAGGCATGCCTCGCCGTGCGGAGCTGCCTGTCGTACACGGTCTGGGGCTTCAGCGACAAGTACTCCTGGGTGCCGGACTGGTTCAACGACCCGCCGGAGGGCCTGGCCACCATCTACGACGAGAACTACCAGCCCAAGCGGGCGTACAACGAGTTGAAGTCCGACCTGATCTTTGCTGGGCCGCCGTACGTGCTGCCTCGGATCGCACCCAAGCCGCGCCGCTGA
- a CDS encoding metalloregulator ArsR/SmtB family transcription factor, with the protein MPAISPLTGDPIKRADAERLAGVLKAFADPARLRLLSLIQSAPDGEASVSDLTGALNLSQPTVSHHLRILTEAGLLERDKRGVWAYYRLVPSAIAQIADLLTPPRKRATKKAR; encoded by the coding sequence ATGCCTGCCATCTCGCCGCTCACCGGCGACCCAATCAAGCGGGCCGATGCCGAGCGACTCGCCGGGGTGCTGAAGGCATTCGCCGATCCGGCACGACTGCGGCTGCTCAGCCTGATCCAGTCGGCACCGGACGGTGAGGCCTCCGTCAGCGACCTCACCGGGGCGCTCAACCTCTCCCAGCCGACAGTGAGCCATCACCTTCGGATCCTGACCGAGGCCGGCCTGTTGGAGCGCGACAAGCGCGGGGTCTGGGCGTATTACCGCCTGGTGCCCTCCGCCATCGCCCAGATCGCCGACCTGCTGACGCCGCCCCGCAAGCGGGCGACGAAGAAGGCTCGCTGA
- a CDS encoding DUF6223 family protein — MSPVLPTKGNMMSIHHLLAAAVTAPLDSAAHLSVQPTAATALTMSSGRLGASVAVLLGLVGTVVGGLALARPASRVGTGSGRLGGALALATGLAGLVLGALVVATSDGGVGTGNGRGGAFVALVVGLGGVVLGGLALARSRRTGRLSV; from the coding sequence GTGTCACCCGTCCTGCCGACCAAGGGGAACATGATGTCCATCCACCATCTGCTCGCCGCCGCCGTGACCGCGCCGCTGGATTCGGCCGCGCACCTCTCCGTCCAGCCCACCGCGGCCACTGCGCTCACCATGAGTTCCGGGCGGCTCGGTGCCAGCGTGGCGGTTCTGCTGGGGCTGGTCGGCACTGTCGTCGGTGGACTGGCCCTGGCCCGTCCCGCCAGTCGCGTCGGCACCGGTTCCGGGCGACTCGGAGGTGCGCTGGCGCTGGCGACCGGCCTGGCCGGTCTGGTGCTCGGAGCGCTGGTGGTGGCCACCTCCGACGGCGGTGTCGGCACCGGCAACGGGCGAGGCGGCGCCTTCGTGGCGCTGGTGGTCGGGCTGGGCGGCGTGGTCCTCGGTGGGCTCGCCCTGGCCCGCTCCCGCCGCACCGGCCGGCTGAGCGTGTGA
- a CDS encoding response regulator transcription factor — protein MIRLLIVDDQTLVRAGFRSILDGEDGIEVVGEAADGSEAVRLAAQLRPDVVLMDIRMPVLDGLAATGRIVAASDARVIILTTFDLDEYVYGALRAGASGFLVKDTEPAELIHGVRVVARGDALIAPSITRRLIAEFATRATHPDPGPRLSVLTEREREVLALVAAGLSNDEIAARLVLSPATAKTHVSRIMTKSQVRDRAQLVILAYESGLTVPAWLARS, from the coding sequence ATGATCCGACTGCTGATCGTCGACGACCAGACCCTGGTACGCGCGGGCTTCCGTTCCATCCTCGACGGCGAGGACGGCATCGAGGTGGTCGGCGAGGCCGCCGACGGGTCCGAGGCGGTGCGGCTCGCCGCGCAGTTGCGCCCGGACGTCGTCCTCATGGACATTCGGATGCCGGTGCTGGACGGCCTCGCCGCCACCGGGAGGATCGTCGCGGCTTCCGACGCCCGCGTGATCATCCTGACCACGTTCGACCTGGACGAATACGTCTACGGTGCGCTGCGGGCCGGTGCGAGCGGTTTCCTCGTGAAGGACACCGAACCGGCGGAGCTGATCCACGGGGTCCGGGTGGTCGCCCGGGGTGACGCGCTGATCGCGCCGTCGATCACCCGCCGACTGATCGCCGAGTTCGCCACCCGGGCGACACACCCGGACCCCGGACCGCGACTGAGCGTGCTCACCGAGCGGGAGCGTGAGGTGCTCGCCCTGGTCGCCGCGGGCCTGTCCAACGACGAGATCGCCGCGCGGTTGGTGCTGAGCCCGGCCACCGCCAAGACCCACGTCAGCCGGATCATGACGAAGTCGCAGGTGCGGGACCGGGCCCAGTTGGTGATCCTCGCCTACGAGTCCGGGCTGACCGTCCCCGCCTGGCTGGCCCGTTCCTGA